The Alosa sapidissima isolate fAloSap1 chromosome 8, fAloSap1.pri, whole genome shotgun sequence genome contains a region encoding:
- the ankrd39 gene encoding ankyrin repeat domain-containing protein 39, with protein MASQGGGECSCCSHQRAVPSTHQTLEEMDFERGIWSAALDGDLGRVESFIKKGTDPNTKDNAGYTSLHYASRGGHESVCELLLGHGACASPQTRGGATPLHRAAYCGHLAVVRLLLKFHADPQRSDDDGATPLHKAAEQGHVEVCELLLRHCPALRTQRDKKSRAPQHLAPVNSPLQQLLHSTEDDGPPLDSSSSTSCTVDMPKADHPP; from the exons ATGGCTTCCCAAGGCGGAGGGGAGTGTTCATGCTGCTCCCATCAACGGGCAGTGCCCAGCACACACCAAACTTTAGAAGAGATGGACTTTGAAAGAG GAATTTGGTCTGCTGCTTTAGATGGAGATTTGGGCCGTGTGGAGTCATTCATTAAGAAGGGGACCGATCCTAATACAAAGGATAATGCAGGCTACACTTCCTTG CACTACGCAAGCCGCGGAGGCCATGAGTCTGTTTGCGAGCTGCTCCTGGGTCACGGGGCGTGCGCCAGCCCCCAGACCCGCGGCGGTGCCACGCCACTCCACCGGGCCGCCTACTGTGGGCACCTGGCCGTGGTGAGGCTCCTGCTGAAGTTCCACGCAGACCCACAGAGGAGTGACGACGACGGAGCCACTCCTCTGCACAAG GCTGCTGAACAAGGCCATGTGGAGGTCTGTGAGCTGCTGCTGAGGCATTGTCCAGCCCTGCGGACACAGAGGGACAAGAAGTCACGTGCGCCTCAGCATCTTGCGCCTGTAAACAGCCCTCTGCAACAGCTCCTTCATAGCACAGAAGATGATGGGCCTCCCTTGGACTCGAGCAGTAGTACATCCTGTACTGTGGACATGCCAAAGGCAGATCATCCCCCGTAA